In the genome of Candidatus Ornithobacterium hominis, the window TTTTTGCCGTAAATGCTCAAGAAGATAGCACTTCAATCCAATTAGAAAAGATTGAAATCAAAGGAGTTTCTGCACAAGAATCTGTTTACAAAAAAGAGAAAATTGATGTGCTACAGCGTGAAATCAGTGCTGGAAATGATTTGGCAAAGCAAATCGAAGTTTTACCAGGCGTGAACGTGAGAAAATCGGGAACCAATATCACAAAACCTGTGATAGACGGGCTTTCCAGTAGCCGATTGATTTATATGATGAATGGTGTTCGGCTTGAAAATCAAGATTGGGCTGATGCTCATTCACCCGAAATTGATGCTGATTTGGCGGGAAATTTATCAATAATACGTGGTGCTGAAACGGTGAAATATGGTGCAAATGCTTTGGGTGGCGTTGTGTTTGCGGAGCAAGAAAAAATCCCGAATGACACGCTTCTCAACGGAAAAGCGGGGATGAATTATAGATCTAATACCCGAGGTTGGGGCGGATTTATCAGGCTCCAGCAGAAGCTAAAAGCTATTCCTAACTTGAAATGGAAATTGGCTACCAACGTGATTCAAAACGGTGATTACCAAACGGCTGAATATAACGTAACTAACTCAGGAACAAGACTTAACAGTTTGCATGGAGAGCTTTTGTATGAAGGAAAAAAATTGAATGCCGAAGTTTTTTACAATGATTATTCTGCCAAGCAGGGTAACTACTTTGGTGCTTTGACGGGGAATATTGAGGAATTTGAGGAACGAATAAAAAACGGAAGACCTTTGGCTGTTTTCCCGTATGAATTTGCTATCAATTATCCTTTGCAGGAGACAAGGCATCAAATTGCTTCGGGTAAAATCCAATGGAAGTTTAATCGCCGATGGAAATGGAATTTGGGCTATAATTATCAGCAAAATCACAGAAGAGAATATGATTTAAGACGAGCGAACAGCAATTCTGTTCCTGTGCAAGATATGATTTTAACGACTCAAAACTGGAACTCAAGTCTTCAATTCAATCATTATAGATTTAATTCCACATTGGGTTTCCAGATCAGAGATAAAGAGAATTTGAATCAGCCTGGGACGGGTGTTACTCCTGCGTTGCCTAATTATATCTTCAAGGAAGCTTCTGTTTTCACTTATCATGACATTAAACTTAGCCCCTTTAAATTCAATGTTGGGCTAAGGTATGATAAGGCAAAAATGAATGCTCTAGGCATTGATTTCTTGGGGAATAGCTATGGTGATAAAAAGGATTATTCTGCTTTTTCATCTCAGTTGGCTGTAGATTTAGATGTGGATGAATGGCATTTTAATTCATCAGTAAGTTATGGTTGGCGGATTCCTGAATCGTATGAATTATTTGCCAATGGGAAAGAACATGGAATTCCTATCTTCTACGTAGGTGATAAGGATTTGAGGCCCGAAAAAGCCACCAAATGGGTGAATCATATTCATTATCACAATTCATGGTTTGATACGCAAATTTCTGGATTTGTGCATTGGTTTGAGGATTATATTTACGGTGTACCGACGCATCAGTATAAGCAATTATTTGCTGGTCCAGCGGCAATTTTTCAGTTCAAGCAACAAGCGGCTTTGATTTATGGTTTGGATTTGATTCAAGATTGGAATGTTACAGAAAATTTTCAAATCAAAAATCAAATTTCTTGGATTGAAGGGAAAGAAATTCATTCCAAAAATTATTTACCAAATATTTCTCCGCTGAAGGTTCAAAATCAAATCAGATTTCAAGCCAAAGATTGGGGTAAATTTAATACGAATACGATTCAAATCAGTCATTTATGGAAGGCTAAAAAAACTAATTACAACCCTGATTATGAGTTGTCTAATCAAACTCCTGATGCTTATCATTTGTTTGATTTTGCTTTGCACACCAATTACAAGATTAACGAAAAATTCAATACAGATATAACTTTTGGGGCAGAGAATATATTCAACCTGCTTTATAAAGATTACTTGAATCTTCACCGCTATTTTGTGCATGATAACGGGAGAAACATTTTTATCAACTTAAAATTTAATTTTTAAAAATTTAATGACTAAATATTTTTTTATTATGAAAACAAATAATTTATTAAAAACCTTAATGTTTGCCATAATGGCTTTGATTTTTGTGGGCATCACTTCTTGTAATGATGATGACCCTGTGAAACCAACAAATGAAACGGAGGACAAAGGGCATGAAGATTGGACCAAAGTTACATTTACATTCCGTTTAGGGCATTTGCACGGGAGCAATTTTCATGGAAACCCTATCAACAAGGACGCTAAATATTTCAGAAATCTGCAAGAAGTTACTTTTGAATATGATAGTAAAGGAAATTTACAAACTCCAACTGATCCTGTAAGATTAATAAAAGATGAATATTATGCATTGGAAATCACTTATTATAATAAAAAAGGAGAAAGAATGAACAGCACCTTCACTACACCTGAAATGGCTCCGATTCATCAACATTTCTTTTTGACTAAAGATGCTAAGGATTTAAATTCAGATAAACCTTTTGGAAATGCAGGTAATATCATTACAGAATATACTTACCGCGATACAGACCCAGAAGATAAAATGTATACTAGATATGATGAAACTGTGAAATTACGTGGGAAAAAAGATCCAATTGGTTTGAAAGGATACTTCAAAGTAAGTGAGAAGTATGCTAAATTTAATTTAAACGTTATTTTAGTGCACATCGGCAAAGGAACTAAATTAGATAAAAATGGGAATCCATATCCTTATAACGAACCTAATTTAATCTTTTTATCTTCACAGGATTTGAATGTAAAAATACCTATTCGTGTTTATGCTGAGCGCCCTGAGGATTATAGTGATAAATTCTTTGAAGATGCTGCCAATGAATTTAATATTACTGTAGAAGAAGCAATAGCTGATTATAAATTATTATACGACGCTGATTTTGAAAGCGGAAAATACTGGATGTAATTCTATAAATTTTAACTTTCCAGTTAATTTTAGAAAATCGCCTTTCTTTTTTTAGGATGGCGATTTTTTTTTAAGCCTTAAAAAATTTTTACGTAAATAGAATAGAAAAGGTAGCCGTTTCAGTTGTGAGACAGCTGCTTTTTTTTATCAAAAATTATGATTCTTCTCAAAAGTAGACTTATAAAATTCAAAAAAACTTTTAGAAAAAAACTATATTTGTAAAACATCTAAGCCGTGAAAGATTTTACCAAATACATCAGCCAAATCAAAAACAAAGAGTTCGCACCTATCTATTTTCTATATGGGGACGAAACCTTTTTCATTGATGAAATCACTGCAGCGCTGCAAGAAAACGTCTTGACTGAAGAAGAAAAAGCCTTCAATCAACATATCTTTTACGCCAATGAAATAGATGCTGAGGACGTTATACTACAAGCTCGCCAATACCCGATGATGGCAGAACGCCAGCTCATCATCGTGAAAGAAGCTCAAGCCTACGATAAGCAATTGAACGCCTTTGAAGCTTATTTCAAAAGTCCAGTGCCGTCCACCATTTTGGTCATTAATTATAAATACAAAAAACCTGACGGGCGCACCGCTTATGCTAAGGCGGTAAAAGCCAACGGGCTCTTGCTGGAATCTAATAAATTGTATGAGAATCAAATCCCTGAATGGATTTATAACTTACTGAAACAAAGGAAATTAAAAGCTCAACCCAATGTCATACAACTTCTGGCAGAATCCATCGGTGATGATTTATCTCGCATTTCTAATGAGGTGAAGAAATTAGCTATGGTTTTGAATCCTGGCGAAGAATTAACGCCTGAATTGGTAGAGAAACACATCGGCATCAGCAAAGATTACAATATTTTTGAGCTGACCAAAGCCATCGGTGTCAAAAACAAAAAGAAGGCATACCTCATTGCACATCATTTTACCCAAAACCCCAAAGACCACAATTTTGTATTTTATTTAGGCTTAATTTTTTCTTTTTTTCACAAACTGATGCTTTACCACGCCTTGCCCGATAAGTCACGGACAAGCGTAGCCAAAATTCTGGGTGTTTCACCTTTCTTTGTGAAAGAATATGAAATAGCCGCACAAAATTACCCGCTCAAGAAAGTCACGGCTATTATTTCACTTTTACGCGATACTGACATGAAGTCCAAAGGCTTAGGCGTAGGCTCAAACACGACAGAAAAAGATTTGTACAACGAACTTTTATTTAAAATCCTTCATTAAAGAAATGAAAAAAAATTTTTTAAGCCTTATAAAATTTTTAATACTTCCCATTGCTTTTGCACAAAATTATCCACAAAATTACTTTCGCTATCCACTAGAAATAGACCAAATTTTAGCAGGAAGTTTTGCAGAATTACGTGGATTTCATTTCCATTCGGGTATAGACATCAAAACACAGCAGCGAGAAGGGCAAAAAGTTTTTGCGGTGGCAGAAGGCTATATTTCTAGAATCAGCGTTTCACCATCGGGCTACGGAAATGCTTTGTACATCACACACCCCAACGGCTATACATCAGTATATGCGCATTTACAAAAATTCCAAGATGAAATCGGAAAATATGTAACGGCTCAGCAAAATCAGCAGAAATCCTTTGAAATCAATATCTTCCCTCCAGCAGAGGCGTTGCCAGTAAATAAAGGCGAATTCATTGCACTCACAGGAAATTCTGGGAGTTCTGGCGGGCCACATTTGCATTTTGAAATTCGAGATACCAAAACGGAAGAAACCATCAATCCTTTTTTGTTTGGATTGACGACACCAGATCACAAAAATCCTTTGCTGAACGGAATGTATATTTACGCCATTACTGGTGATGTGGAAGGCAAAAAAAGATATGACCTTACTGGCGCAAAAGATTTTAAATCCCCTGTACTGGCGTCTGGCACCATTGGGGTTGGCGTCAAAGCTTATGACAAGATGGATTTTGCAGAGAATTTAGATGGGATTTATAGTATTGAAATGTGGGTAAATAATCAGAAATATTTTACCTACGAGGTTGACCGATTTAGCTTTTCGCAAACTCGAATGATTAACTGCCAAACTGACTATGAGCAGTATATGAACAACAAAAGTTTTATCTATAAACTTTTCCTAGAAGAAGGAAATTCGCTTACAATGGTCAAAAAAGCTGAAAATAACGGCTATATTAATTTAATTCCCAATCAGGATTACCAAATCAAAGTCGTGCTAAAAGATTTTGCTGGCAATCAAACGAAAGGGAGCTTTACCGTGCGAGGCAAAGAAAACAGCCAACCGCAAATTCTAAATAAAAATGGGAAATTTCTCAAATGGAACGAAGAAAATCATTACGATGATGAGAATGTTTCTTTGTATTTTCCTGCTAAAAGTTTTTACCAAGATTTGTATCTAAAAGTGGATAAAATTGGTGAAAATTATTTCATCCAAAACGACCGAGTTCCTCTTCATAAATTCTATACTTTAGCTATAAAACCTAAAAATTTATCGCCAGCTCAGCTACAAAATGCTGTGATTGCGGTAACTTATAACTATGGTAACAAAAAAGTAAAAGATTATTTTGAAACAACTTACCAAGATGGGAAACTCATTGCACAGGTAAGAGATTTTGGGCAATTTACCATTGAATTTGATAGAGAAAAACCCATAATTTCCCCCATCAATATCTCTCCCAATACTTCTTTTATTAAAGGTAATAAATTAAAATTCAAGGTAAAAGATTCTTCGTCAGGTATAAAATCCTACAATGCTTTCGCTAATAATGAATGGGTGATTTTACGTTATGATAAAAAGAATCACCTTATGTGGATAGACCGAGAAGATATTCCCTTCACTGGGAAAGCAGAGTTGAGCATTCAAATTCAAGATTTGGGAGGTAATTTAGCTAAAAAAAATTATAGCATTAATTTAAAATAAAATGCAAAAATTCATTTTTTGTTTTTTCTTTCTTATCAGTATCAGCACTTTTTCTCAAGAAGAAATAGATTTAAATGAAGTTGTTTTTCAGGCCACAGAAGAAGAAAAAATCTATCAGGAAGAAATCAACGCCAGAGTAGCTCGCCAAGCACCTACGCTAACGGGGAGCATTACCGATGTCTTGAAAACTTTGCCTTATGTAAGCGTGAATACTGAGCTCAGCTCGCAGTACATGGTACGCGGCGGGAATTATGATGAAAATTTGATTTACATCAATGGCGTTGAAATCTTTAAACCCCAATTAGTACGTTCTGGGCAACAAGAAGGCTTAAGTTTGATTCATCCAAAAATGGTAGCACTGATTAACTTCATGCCTGGCGGCTGGGAAGCACAGTGGGGAGATAAATTGAGTAGCGTTTTAGATGTAATTTATAAAAATCCTAATCAAAAATTTGCAGAAATTTCAGGTGGACTTTTGGGCGGCGACATAACGGCAGGGCTGCCATTCAAGGGAGGTTCGCTTTTGGTAAGCGGACGCTACTTGAACAGGAATTTAATTCTAAACACTTTAGATGAGAATACTGATTTTAATCCTTTAGCCTATGATTTTCAAGCCTTATTAAATTATAAAATTTCTAAAAGGCTTAAAATTTTTTGGTTGGGAAATTATAATTTTAATGAATTTCAATCCATTCCAAAATCTCGCCAAACCCAATTTGGGACTTTGCAGCACCCAATCAATGTCTATACCTACTACCAAGGGCGAGAGCAAGAGCAATTCAAAAGCAAATTCAGTCATTTAAATTTAAACTTTCAGCTCACTCCCCGTTGGGATCTAAATTTAGGCTTGACTATGACTCATACCCAAGAAAAAGAATATTATGATGTGTTGTCTGCCTATTACATTCGCACAACGGATGAAGAGAGTAACGCAACGGCTACGCGCGATATTGGCGGACAAATTGACTACGGGCGCAATGATTTAGATGCTTTCATCTTTGGGATTCAACACAAGGGTAATTTTGAAATCAATAAAAATCAAAAATTAACTTGGGGGTTTGAAATTCAAAAAGAGGATTTAAAAGATCGCCTCAATGAATGGCAAATGATAGACTCCGCAGGCTATAGCCTAAAGGGCTTTGAAGATTATAGCTCTTTTCAAATTCAAGCCCAAAATCCTCATTTAGAAGTAAATTACGCTATGCAGGGGACAAATCAAATTCAATCAATACGCTACACAAGTTTTTTGCAATACAATACTAAATTCTTTTGGCATAATGCTAAAGTCCTTCTTAATGCTGGTGTGAGGACTGGATATTGGGACTTCAATCAAGAAACAAATATCAGCCCAAGGTTTCAAATGGCCATCAAACCCGATTGGGTAACGAGTCAGCTTTTCCGCCTAGCGGTAGGCAAATATGTGCAGCCAGCATTCTACAAAGAAATGAGAAAATTAGATGGAAGTTTAAATTCAAAAATTAAAGCTCAAAAATCTTATCATTTCTTGGCCGGGCATGATTTTGAATTCTTTATAGGAGACCGCCCTTTTAAACTCTCTACTGATTTGTATTACAAGAAATTACAAGACTTAGTTCCTTATTATCTAGACAACGTGCGCATCAGGTACACTGGTGAGAACGAAAGCAAGGGCTTCGCCTATGGTGTCGATACCCGTCTTTACGGCGAGTTGATTCCTGGAGCAGATTCGTGGCTCAGCTTGTCTTATGGCCGAACCCGAGAAAAATGGAATCAACAAACTTGGATTGACCGCCCCACCGACCCTAGGTTTAAGATTTCCCTATTCTTCCAAGACTCGATGCCATTATTCCCTAGTTTTAAGGTAAATATGAATTTAATCTATGCCACAGGATTACCCAATGGTGCTCCGCCTCTCACAAATCCTTATGATTTTCAGCGTCGCCTGCCCGACTATAAACGGGTAGATGTGGGGTTAAAGAAGATTATTATTCAAAATAGAAAAAAGAATCATAAATTAGTAAAACAAATGGAAGTTGGGGTGGATGTTTTTAATATTTTTAATATTCAAAATGTAATATCTAACCAGTGGCTAAGAGATGTACAATCTAGGAATATTTATGGCGTTCCTCATCGGTTAACGGGTAGATTTTTTAATGCTAACTTCTATATTAAATTTTAAGCATGGATTTGAAAGAACAACTGAAAAAAGCTTTTCCTGAGCATGAATTTGAAGCCAATGAAGCAGATGATTCAGAAAATGATGGCTTATGGATACCTGATGAGGTAGTCGAATGCCATTACGAAAAAAGAAATGGCAAACCACACACCATCATCAAAGGCTATACTGGGCATCAAGATGATTTCAAGCAATTGGCAAAAGAAATCAAAAAAATGCTGGGCGTTGGTGGCTCTTTTAAAAATGAAGAAATTATCATTCAAGGTGATTTGCGAAAAAAAATCATGGATTATTTGAAAAAACAAGGAATGAAAGTAAAAAGAGTAGGCGGATGAAAATACAAAGTTCAGAATTACCATTGAATGCCGATGGCAGCGTTTATCATCTAAACTTACTGCCACAAGACATCGGCGAAACCATTTTTTTGGTCGGTGACCCAGGGCGAGTACCGCTCGTGAGCCAATTTTTTGATGAAATTTTAGTTACCAAACAAAAACGGGAATTTATAACCCATACTGGTTGGCTGCAAAACAAGAAAGTTAGCGTTTTAAGTACGGGCATCGGTACCGATAATATTGATATAGTCCTCAATGAATTGGATGCCTTGGTGAATATCGATTTAAAAGAAAGAAGTATAAAAAAAGAAACCAAATCGCTAAAGTTGATACGCTTAGGTACTTCTGGCTCATTAAATCCAGAAATAAAGGTTGGTGATTTTATATTAAGCCAAAGTGGAATCGGTTTTGACGGGATGATGAATTTTTACCCGCAACATCAAGACTCAGCTATAAAAGAAAAAATTTCTAAAGGCTTAGAAAATCCAGTCATTCTGAATTTAATGTATGCCGCCGATGCAGACAATGCTTTATTACAGCATTTTAAATCTGTGGGGAGAGTCGGGGTAACAGGCTCTCTATCAGGATTCTATGGCCCACAAGGTCGACAAGTGCGGTTGAAATGCGTTGAGGGTGATTTCTTAGCAGATTTAAATAAAGTTGGCATTGATAATTTTGAAATGGAAACCTCTGCCATTTATGCTCTTTCAAAACTCTTGGGGCATCAGGCACTCTCTATCAACTGCATCATAGCCAACCGAACGACTGGTAAATTCCTAGAGAACTATCAACCCAAAGTGAAAGAAATGATTCAAAAAAGTCTTTATTTATTGCAAAATTTTTAAAGGCTTAGAAAAAAAATCATCAATTCTGCAATTTACTACCGTAAGATAAATCTCCAGCGTCTCCCAGCCCAGGAACGATGTAATTCCTATCATTAAGTCGCGGGTCGATGCTGCCACACCACAAGTGAGCATTCGGGAAATGCTTAGAAAACTTTGCAACCCCTTGCTCTGAAGCTATAGCGCAAACAACATGCAACACGCTCGGCTGGCCGTAGGCTAAAATCTCCTCTAGTGCTTTGACCAGCGAAGAGCTAGTTGCCAGCATCGGGTCTGCCAAAATCAACGGGCGGCCATTGATATCAGGACAAGTTACATAATCTTGCTGAACGCTGATGTCTTCTCCATTCTCTTTGCGGTAAGCGGCTATAAATCCAGCATCAGCTTTGTCAAAATAATTCATCACTCCGTTGAATAAAGGGACTCCAGCCCTCAAAATTGTCATAACAATGGGTTGCGTTTCTAGCGCATAAGAATCTTTCTGTGCTAAAGGCGTCTGAATTTGAATCGTTTTATATTCTAATTTTTTGCTGATTTCATAGGCTGCAATTTCACCAATTCGTTCTAGATTTCGCCGAAAAGTCATACGATGATTTTGTGAATGAACGTTACTGATTTCATTCATCCACTCTGTTACTAGTGAATTTTGCTCTGAAATTAAATGTATATTGCTCATGTTTTTTTTGGTTTAAAAAATGTACTCATCTATTTTATAATCGATTAACCCCCATTCTTTAGATTTTTTCAAGGCTTGCAAAGTCGTATCAAACAGAAGGACTCTTTGTTTTTCTACACACATTTCGCTTAGTAATTTTTGTGTTTTTACGGCATTTTTTTTCGATTTATTTCGTAAAAAAACAGCAATAATTCTCCCTGGAAAATCCAAAGAAATTTTTTTGTAAATATACGGGTCTCGCTGTGTATTGTCCCCAATTAGAATATAATTTTGGTTCGGAAAAGCTTCCAGCAGTGATTTTATGCGGTCATATTTGCCTTGATGCCCTGTCTTCCCTGTTTGGAAGAAATCTTTGAGCTTTTTTAAATCATTCAGCAAAAAAATCCCTTCAGGCAACTGATGTTTTTTGAAAATAGTATTCAAGTAATCATACAAATTCCATTCGCTGCTGCTTACATAGAAAAAAGAATTGCTTTCCTCGCCAGGAACTTCTGTTTCTGCCAATTTCCTGTACCATTCTACCGTGTGGTCAAAAAGCTTTCGCTCCTCAGGATTTTTACTTATCATTTCATACAACCGACGAAAAATGCTTGCACTATAAGACTTTAATACCGTATCATCAATATCAGAAATAATTCCATGAGAAGTTTTATAAGGCTTAAAAAATTTCCCCTCACTGTGGGTAATTTCATTTCCGTCGTTGTCTATAGCCTTTACTTGACACGAATGCCAACCATGGGGAATCGAATTTGCAGGTTTACATTCAAACATGAAGTAACCGTTTTCATCACTTTTAGAATCTATAATTTGATTAAAAAAATGAATTTTTAATTTCACTTCTGTCAATGGCTTTACTCGAAATAAAGTCAAAAGAGATTTGATATTTGACCCCAACCAAGAATCTTTCACATCAAAATGAATCGGTTCATGCTGAAAGACATGCCCATTGATGATTAATTTTTCTTCACCGCAAAAGCTGTGATAAACTTTAATAAACATTTATTTTGATAAATATTGATTACTTAATTACATTTGGAGAAATCTAATTTCTGTTATGGACAGTCGAAAAATTTTATTTGTACTGAATCCGGCTTCCGGCCCTAAAGATAAAGATTATAAAGAGGAAATTGAAGCTTATTTCTCACAATTTCCAGAAATTTCTGTCGCTTACCACACGCCCAACTGGTCTGCCAACGCTTCAATAGAACTCCAAAAAGAAATCAAGCAAAATCACTACGATACCGTAGTAGCTTCTGGCGGAGATGGTACGGTGCGTTTCGTTGCAGAAATTTTGTATGGCAGCTCTACACACATGGGTATTTTGCCTACGGGTTCAGCA includes:
- a CDS encoding TonB-dependent receptor; translation: MHRKSMLSFVCLWAVFAVNAQEDSTSIQLEKIEIKGVSAQESVYKKEKIDVLQREISAGNDLAKQIEVLPGVNVRKSGTNITKPVIDGLSSSRLIYMMNGVRLENQDWADAHSPEIDADLAGNLSIIRGAETVKYGANALGGVVFAEQEKIPNDTLLNGKAGMNYRSNTRGWGGFIRLQQKLKAIPNLKWKLATNVIQNGDYQTAEYNVTNSGTRLNSLHGELLYEGKKLNAEVFYNDYSAKQGNYFGALTGNIEEFEERIKNGRPLAVFPYEFAINYPLQETRHQIASGKIQWKFNRRWKWNLGYNYQQNHRREYDLRRANSNSVPVQDMILTTQNWNSSLQFNHYRFNSTLGFQIRDKENLNQPGTGVTPALPNYIFKEASVFTYHDIKLSPFKFNVGLRYDKAKMNALGIDFLGNSYGDKKDYSAFSSQLAVDLDVDEWHFNSSVSYGWRIPESYELFANGKEHGIPIFYVGDKDLRPEKATKWVNHIHYHNSWFDTQISGFVHWFEDYIYGVPTHQYKQLFAGPAAIFQFKQQAALIYGLDLIQDWNVTENFQIKNQISWIEGKEIHSKNYLPNISPLKVQNQIRFQAKDWGKFNTNTIQISHLWKAKKTNYNPDYELSNQTPDAYHLFDFALHTNYKINEKFNTDITFGAENIFNLLYKDYLNLHRYFVHDNGRNIFINLKFNF
- the holA gene encoding DNA polymerase III subunit delta; the protein is MKDFTKYISQIKNKEFAPIYFLYGDETFFIDEITAALQENVLTEEEKAFNQHIFYANEIDAEDVILQARQYPMMAERQLIIVKEAQAYDKQLNAFEAYFKSPVPSTILVINYKYKKPDGRTAYAKAVKANGLLLESNKLYENQIPEWIYNLLKQRKLKAQPNVIQLLAESIGDDLSRISNEVKKLAMVLNPGEELTPELVEKHIGISKDYNIFELTKAIGVKNKKKAYLIAHHFTQNPKDHNFVFYLGLIFSFFHKLMLYHALPDKSRTSVAKILGVSPFFVKEYEIAAQNYPLKKVTAIISLLRDTDMKSKGLGVGSNTTEKDLYNELLFKILH
- a CDS encoding M23 family metallopeptidase, producing the protein MKKNFLSLIKFLILPIAFAQNYPQNYFRYPLEIDQILAGSFAELRGFHFHSGIDIKTQQREGQKVFAVAEGYISRISVSPSGYGNALYITHPNGYTSVYAHLQKFQDEIGKYVTAQQNQQKSFEINIFPPAEALPVNKGEFIALTGNSGSSGGPHLHFEIRDTKTEETINPFLFGLTTPDHKNPLLNGMYIYAITGDVEGKKRYDLTGAKDFKSPVLASGTIGVGVKAYDKMDFAENLDGIYSIEMWVNNQKYFTYEVDRFSFSQTRMINCQTDYEQYMNNKSFIYKLFLEEGNSLTMVKKAENNGYINLIPNQDYQIKVVLKDFAGNQTKGSFTVRGKENSQPQILNKNGKFLKWNEENHYDDENVSLYFPAKSFYQDLYLKVDKIGENYFIQNDRVPLHKFYTLAIKPKNLSPAQLQNAVIAVTYNYGNKKVKDYFETTYQDGKLIAQVRDFGQFTIEFDREKPIISPINISPNTSFIKGNKLKFKVKDSSSGIKSYNAFANNEWVILRYDKKNHLMWIDREDIPFTGKAELSIQIQDLGGNLAKKNYSINLK
- a CDS encoding TonB-dependent receptor plug domain-containing protein — its product is MQKFIFCFFFLISISTFSQEEIDLNEVVFQATEEEKIYQEEINARVARQAPTLTGSITDVLKTLPYVSVNTELSSQYMVRGGNYDENLIYINGVEIFKPQLVRSGQQEGLSLIHPKMVALINFMPGGWEAQWGDKLSSVLDVIYKNPNQKFAEISGGLLGGDITAGLPFKGGSLLVSGRYLNRNLILNTLDENTDFNPLAYDFQALLNYKISKRLKIFWLGNYNFNEFQSIPKSRQTQFGTLQHPINVYTYYQGREQEQFKSKFSHLNLNFQLTPRWDLNLGLTMTHTQEKEYYDVLSAYYIRTTDEESNATATRDIGGQIDYGRNDLDAFIFGIQHKGNFEINKNQKLTWGFEIQKEDLKDRLNEWQMIDSAGYSLKGFEDYSSFQIQAQNPHLEVNYAMQGTNQIQSIRYTSFLQYNTKFFWHNAKVLLNAGVRTGYWDFNQETNISPRFQMAIKPDWVTSQLFRLAVGKYVQPAFYKEMRKLDGSLNSKIKAQKSYHFLAGHDFEFFIGDRPFKLSTDLYYKKLQDLVPYYLDNVRIRYTGENESKGFAYGVDTRLYGELIPGADSWLSLSYGRTREKWNQQTWIDRPTDPRFKISLFFQDSMPLFPSFKVNMNLIYATGLPNGAPPLTNPYDFQRRLPDYKRVDVGLKKIIIQNRKKNHKLVKQMEVGVDVFNIFNIQNVISNQWLRDVQSRNIYGVPHRLTGRFFNANFYIKF
- a CDS encoding translation initiation factor produces the protein MDLKEQLKKAFPEHEFEANEADDSENDGLWIPDEVVECHYEKRNGKPHTIIKGYTGHQDDFKQLAKEIKKMLGVGGSFKNEEIIIQGDLRKKIMDYLKKQGMKVKRVGG
- a CDS encoding nucleoside phosphorylase, whose translation is MKIQSSELPLNADGSVYHLNLLPQDIGETIFLVGDPGRVPLVSQFFDEILVTKQKREFITHTGWLQNKKVSVLSTGIGTDNIDIVLNELDALVNIDLKERSIKKETKSLKLIRLGTSGSLNPEIKVGDFILSQSGIGFDGMMNFYPQHQDSAIKEKISKGLENPVILNLMYAADADNALLQHFKSVGRVGVTGSLSGFYGPQGRQVRLKCVEGDFLADLNKVGIDNFEMETSAIYALSKLLGHQALSINCIIANRTTGKFLENYQPKVKEMIQKSLYLLQNF
- the upp gene encoding uracil phosphoribosyltransferase, which translates into the protein MSNIHLISEQNSLVTEWMNEISNVHSQNHRMTFRRNLERIGEIAAYEISKKLEYKTIQIQTPLAQKDSYALETQPIVMTILRAGVPLFNGVMNYFDKADAGFIAAYRKENGEDISVQQDYVTCPDINGRPLILADPMLATSSSLVKALEEILAYGQPSVLHVVCAIASEQGVAKFSKHFPNAHLWCGSIDPRLNDRNYIVPGLGDAGDLSYGSKLQN
- a CDS encoding phosphatase domain-containing protein: MFIKVYHSFCGEEKLIINGHVFQHEPIHFDVKDSWLGSNIKSLLTLFRVKPLTEVKLKIHFFNQIIDSKSDENGYFMFECKPANSIPHGWHSCQVKAIDNDGNEITHSEGKFFKPYKTSHGIISDIDDTVLKSYSASIFRRLYEMISKNPEERKLFDHTVEWYRKLAETEVPGEESNSFFYVSSSEWNLYDYLNTIFKKHQLPEGIFLLNDLKKLKDFFQTGKTGHQGKYDRIKSLLEAFPNQNYILIGDNTQRDPYIYKKISLDFPGRIIAVFLRNKSKKNAVKTQKLLSEMCVEKQRVLLFDTTLQALKKSKEWGLIDYKIDEYIF